One stretch of Cedecea neteri DNA includes these proteins:
- a CDS encoding ABC transporter substrate-binding protein gives MLSRRRLLTLALAAPFIGAAGAVSGPPQRVAVLDWGLTELILALGVTPQSVSAPDWYRKLIGTPELPASVVDIGLLFQPNLETLYALKPDLMAITPGHALLKPQLERIAPTLTLPTGSLAEWQIALNKLSTVLQRAPQARAVLAAFEQAALRARAAAEAYRRPLLIATPIDALHMRLYGAGSLVGDVLIRCGFRNAWQGGVNSQGEAMVELARIGAEDAGLILLPEDGQLPLIQRWQSSLLWQRLPLTFQPQLAFPAQKFNSGGALVTATRIAEALGQIVTGWQRG, from the coding sequence ATGCTCTCCCGCAGACGTTTACTAACCCTTGCGCTGGCTGCCCCGTTTATCGGGGCGGCTGGTGCCGTTTCAGGTCCTCCGCAGCGCGTGGCCGTGCTCGACTGGGGGCTGACCGAGCTGATTCTGGCGCTCGGCGTCACGCCGCAGTCGGTTTCTGCTCCCGACTGGTACCGTAAGCTGATTGGCACCCCGGAACTGCCCGCCAGCGTGGTGGATATTGGCCTGCTGTTTCAGCCGAACCTCGAAACGCTGTACGCGCTGAAGCCCGATCTTATGGCGATCACCCCAGGCCATGCGCTGCTCAAGCCCCAGTTGGAGCGCATCGCGCCGACGCTTACCCTGCCAACCGGCAGCCTCGCCGAATGGCAAATCGCCCTCAATAAGCTGTCTACCGTCCTGCAGCGTGCACCTCAGGCGCGTGCGGTATTGGCGGCCTTTGAACAGGCCGCGCTTCGTGCCCGAGCAGCGGCTGAAGCTTATCGACGCCCGCTACTGATCGCCACGCCGATAGACGCCCTGCATATGCGGCTGTACGGCGCAGGCAGCCTTGTGGGAGATGTCTTAATCCGCTGCGGGTTCCGTAATGCCTGGCAAGGCGGCGTTAATTCCCAGGGAGAAGCGATGGTCGAGCTGGCGCGCATCGGTGCAGAAGATGCCGGGCTGATTCTGCTGCCGGAAGATGGCCAGCTGCCGCTGATTCAGCGCTGGCAAAGTTCATTGCTGTGGCAGCGCCTGCCGCTCACTTTTCAGCCTCAGCTGGCTTTCCCTGCGCAAAAATTCAATTCCGGCGGCGCGCTGGTGACGGCGACACGTATAGCCGAAGCGCTGGGGCAAATTGTGACGGGGTGGCAACGTGGCTGA